Part of the Acidobacteriota bacterium genome, CCGAGCAGCGCGACCGCTACATGGCCTTCCTCAACGCCTACGCTCAGCAGCAGAAGGACCTCGGGCGCCACGGCCGGCCGATCAACAACCGCCTCAAGTCGGTCACCGAATGGCTCGATTTCCAGGAGGTGGTGGCCGAGGAGGTCACCAGCCTGGCATTGATCGCCGTGCTCTTCCTGGTGGTCTGTGCCTTCAACCTGATCGGCATCCTGCTCGGCAAGTTCCTGGCCCGGGCGCCGGAGGTCGGGGTGCGTCGCGCCCTCGGAGCGAGCAAGGCCTCGGTCTTCCTGCAGCATCTCATCGAGTGTCAGGTGATCGGGGTCCTGGGGGGAGTCTTCGGCCTTCTGTTGGCCACTCTCTCGCTACGCGTGATCGGTCGCATGGTGCAGGTCGAAGAAGTCTTGCGGCTCGATTTCGAGATGGCCGTACTGGGGATTCTGATGTCCCTCGGAGCGGCCTTCGTCGCCGGCACCTATCCCGCCTGGCGGATCTGCCGGATCGCCCCGGCGGCCTACCTCAAACTGCAGTGACAAGGAGCGAATAGCCATGGAGCTCGGACCGATCTTTCGATCTTTGATGCACAACAAGGTGCGTTTCTGGCTGATCGCCCTCGAGGTGGCCTTCACCCTGGCGATCGTCGTCAACTGCGTCAACATGGTGCTCGACCTGCACGGGCAGTACGTCGAGGACACCGGTCAGGACGAGAAGAACATGCTGATGGTGATCGTCGAGCCCTTCGACAAGCAATTCGAGGACGACGACTTCATCGACACCGTGCGGGCTCAGGACATCGCCCGCCTGCGGGCTACGCCGGGGGTCGTCGAAGCCATCGCCACCAGCGCGATTCCGCTGAGTGGCGGCGGTAGCGGAACAGGCCGCCGGCCGGTGGACGCCGTCGACCAGGAAGACGGCGTCGGCCTCGGCTATTTCTCGGTCACCGAAGGGGCGGTCGCGGCCTTCGGCACTCGCCTGGTCGCCGGTCGCACCTTCGAGGCCAGCGATTTCCAGTTCGAGCCCAACGAGGACGGCCTCGTGCTGGAGCGCAATGTCATCGTCACCAAGTCTCTGGCGGACAAGCTCTTCCCGGACGGGAATGCCCTCGGCAAGGTGATTCAGAACGACTCCGGCGAGGCTCGGGAAACGATCATCGGCGTGGTCGACCGGCTGCAGAACTTCTGGCCCTGGTCGAGCGTCGGCTGGGACACCATGCTGCGCGCCGGCGAGCCCGGCGACAGCCGCAGCATGCGCTATTTGCTGCGCACCGAGGCGGGGGCCATCGACGCGGTGGCCGCCGGCCTCGAGGAGCGCATGCTGGAGGCCGAGCCGGGGCGCCTGGTCACGGTGCGGGCGGTGAGCGAGTTCAAGCGTCGCCTGTACAACGACGAGCTGGCGCTGATCAACATTCTGTTGGTGGTCACCGTGCTGATGATTCTGGTGACTTCCCTGGGCATCATCGGCCTGACCTCCTTCTCGGTGACCGAGCGAACGCGGCAGATCGGGACCCGCCGGGCCCTCGGCGCCACCAAGGGCGACATCGTGCGCTATTTCTTGACCGAGAACTGGTTGATCACTGGCGTCGGCCTCTTCGTCGGGTTGATTCTCAGTCTGGGCCTCAACTACACCTTGGTGCAGGTCGCAGGCATGCCCAAGATCGATTGGAAGCTGTTGGCCGGCGGCATGCTGCTGCTGTGGGGATCGGGTATCTTGGCGGCTCTGGCACCGGCCCTGCGCGCCACCTCGGTGGCGCCGGAAGTTGCCACCCGCACAGTCTGAGGGGATGGGGAGGGGACGTTGATGAACCAAGAGCCCTTGAAGGTACTGATCGTCGACGACCAGGAGGCGGTGCTCAGCGCCCTGACGGTGCTCTTCGAGATCCATGACGTTCCCTATGTCAC contains:
- a CDS encoding FtsX-like permease family protein, coding for MELGPIFRSLMHNKVRFWLIALEVAFTLAIVVNCVNMVLDLHGQYVEDTGQDEKNMLMVIVEPFDKQFEDDDFIDTVRAQDIARLRATPGVVEAIATSAIPLSGGGSGTGRRPVDAVDQEDGVGLGYFSVTEGAVAAFGTRLVAGRTFEASDFQFEPNEDGLVLERNVIVTKSLADKLFPDGNALGKVIQNDSGEARETIIGVVDRLQNFWPWSSVGWDTMLRAGEPGDSRSMRYLLRTEAGAIDAVAAGLEERMLEAEPGRLVTVRAVSEFKRRLYNDELALINILLVVTVLMILVTSLGIIGLTSFSVTERTRQIGTRRALGATKGDIVRYFLTENWLITGVGLFVGLILSLGLNYTLVQVAGMPKIDWKLLAGGMLLLWGSGILAALAPALRATSVAPEVATRTV